A section of the Methanosarcina mazei S-6 genome encodes:
- a CDS encoding metallophosphoesterase family protein, translating to MAQSILILRKVRIANEQTEESDIIKIVHLSDIHFSEAYYMPEIADSMLQIINESSPDIVIITGDLTENGFAAEYNGAKNFIDKIECKNKVIVPGNHDSKNAGYLFFEDIFKARSSSGYFGDVTVIGLDSSQPELDDGHIGRENYGWIESTFSTGSFKVFALHHHLIPIPKTGRGNNVLVDAGDVLELLDRSGVNLVLCGHWHIPWVWRLNDMFIISAGTVCSSKIRGKTSQCYNLIELETPESECTRWHLRITRVFSSGIKELVVDNIV from the coding sequence ATGGCTCAATCCATTCTAATTTTGAGAAAAGTCAGAATAGCAAATGAGCAGACAGAGGAATCAGATATTATAAAAATAGTACATCTTTCCGATATTCATTTCTCAGAAGCATACTATATGCCTGAGATTGCAGATTCCATGCTTCAAATCATAAACGAAAGTTCTCCGGATATAGTAATAATTACCGGCGACCTGACGGAAAACGGGTTTGCAGCCGAATATAATGGGGCAAAAAACTTTATTGATAAGATTGAATGCAAAAACAAAGTAATAGTTCCTGGAAATCATGACTCCAAAAATGCAGGTTATCTTTTCTTTGAGGATATTTTTAAGGCCAGGTCTTCTTCTGGGTACTTTGGTGATGTTACTGTAATAGGGCTTGATTCGTCTCAGCCGGAACTTGATGACGGACACATAGGAAGGGAAAACTACGGCTGGATAGAGAGTACTTTTTCAACAGGCAGTTTCAAGGTTTTCGCTCTACACCATCACCTTATTCCAATTCCAAAAACTGGCAGAGGAAATAATGTGCTTGTAGACGCAGGAGACGTCCTGGAACTTCTGGACCGTTCGGGTGTAAACCTTGTACTCTGTGGGCACTGGCATATCCCCTGGGTGTGGAGATTAAACGATATGTTTATCATCAGTGCTGGAACGGTTTGCTCCTCCAAAATTCGAGGAAAGACTTCTCAGTGTTATAACCTGATTGAGCTTGAAACACCTGAATCCGAATGTACGCGCTGGCACCTGCGGATTACTAGAGTTTTCTCATCGGGAATAAAAGAGCTGGTCGTAGATAATATAGTATAA